The bacterium genome segment TTTCTGCTTCGCTACCGAAATCCCCTCAACTGCTACCCTGGACTTTACTCAAACGATCTTCTACGCCGCCGACAGCCCGCCGTCCACCAGGAGCGCGGCCCCGCTGATCCAGGAGGCCGCGTCCGAAGCCAGGAACAGAATCGCCCGCGCCGCGTCCTCCGGCGTCCCCAGGCGGCGCAGGGGATAGGTCTGGATGACCTGCGCGCGATGCTCCGGCGTCCACGTCTCCCAGGAGTCGCGGTTCAGGTCGGTCGGCACAAACCCGGGGCAGACCGCGTTGGCACGCACGCCGTCCGGCCCGTAGCGCACGGCCAGCGAGCGCGTCAGCGCAGCGACCCCGGCCTTGCTGACGTCGTAGGCAGGTGTGCGGCCCGCGGCAGAGCGGAACGCGAGGACCGAGGATACGTTGACGATCGCGCCCCGGCTCGCGATGAGCGCCGGCAGCGCGTACCTGCAGCATAGGAATACTCCGCGGAGGTTAACGGCCATCAGGTGGTCCCAGCCCTCCGACTCCTCTTCAAGAACGGGGCGCCGATGGATCACGCCCGCATTGTTGACCAGAACGTCCAGCCGGCCGAACCGCTCGAGCACCCCGGCAACCATGCGCTGCACGTCCTCCTCGCGCGCGACGTCGGCCTCGATGAAGAGCGCGTCGTCGCCGAGCCCGGCGGCCGCCCCTCGGCCGCGCGCAGGGTCCCGTCCCGCAACCGCCACGCGGGCCCCCAGCTCCAGGGCCAGTCGCGCGGTGGCGAGCCCGATCCCGGCGGTGCCTCCGGTGACCAGCATCGTCTTTCCGTCGAACCTGATCATCTACCTTCCCTCCTCATGGCAGAAACGCGCCACCGGCATTTCCCATCCTCATGGTAGGAACGCGCCACCGAACACCGCGAACTGCCCCAGGGGGAACACCTATGCCCGGTCGCACGATCCTGCACGTGGACATGGACGCGTTCTTCGCCGCGGTTGAGCAGTTGCGGCGGCCCGAGCTGCGCGGGCGCCCTGTCGTCGTTGGCGGAAGAGGCGACCCGAGCCAGCGTGGCGTGGTCTCCACGGCATCCTACGAAGCCCGCCCTTTCGGCGTGCACTCGGGTCTGCCGCTTCGCACCGCCTACCAGCGGTGCCCGCAGGCCATCTTCCTGCCGGTGGACTTCCAGGCATACAGGGAGGTTTCCGAACGGATGCACGCGATCCTGCGTGACACCGGCGCCCGCGTGCAGTCGCTGGGCCTGGACGAGGCGTTCCTCGACGTCACCGACCTTCCGGAACCGGGCGAGGCCATCGCCCGGGCCGTCCAGGAACGCATTGCCTCCGAGCTGCTGCTGACGGCGTCGGTCGGCGTGGGACCGAACAAGCTCGTGGCCAAGATCGCCTCCGGCCTCAACAAGCCGGCCGGCCTGACCGTGATCCCCGACGGAGACGTGGAAGCGCGCCTCGCGCCGCTTCCGGTCACGACCCTGTGGGGCGTCGGGCCCAAGACCGCCGAGCGGCTGCAGCAGGGTTTCGGGGTGAAGACCGTGGGCGACCTGGCCGGACTCCCGGAGGAACGGCTCCAGGAGGAGTACGGGCCGCGGCTGGGCGCCTACCTGCACCGCATCGCCCGCGGCATTGACGAGAGCCCGGTGCAGACCGAGTGGGAACCCAGGTCGGTCAGCCGGGAGCACACCTTCCAGGTGGATCTGCGCCGGCTCGAGGCGATGCGCGAGGCGGTCGCGCGCCTGGCCGGCCGGGTCGCGGACGACTTGAGGGAGCAGGGCTACAGTGCCGCAACCATTACGCTGAAGGTCAGGTTTGCCACGTTCCGAACAGTATCGCGCTCACTCACGCTGCCGGCTGCGATAGACGACCGTGCCGCGCTGGCGGAGGTCGCGGTGGCCCTTCTCGACAAGGTGGTCGTGGACCGCCCAGTGCGCCTGCTGGGAGTGAGAGCAGCGAAGCTTGCGCCGGCGGCTACCCCAGCGCCCTGATGGCCCACCTCGACTGCCACAAGTCCACCCCCTGCTCAAGTCTCTGGTCCTACCAGATGACCTCCACCGGGTACTGCGCGAGTTGCGGGTCGGCGCTGAGTATAGGCATCTCCTCAACGACCGCCTGAGCCACGAGCATCCGATCGAATGGGTCGCGGTGCAGGGACGGGAGGCCAAAGACCTTCAGGGCGTGTCGGATGTGCACGGGCAGCACCTGGAACGCATTGACGGCAACCTGCTCCGCGACGAAGCGCTCAGGGTCGCCAGGCAACACGATTCTTCCCGCTCCGGCCTTGATCGCCAGTTCCCACGCGCTGGCTGCGCTGAAGAATACATCGTTCTGCCCGTCTATGAGGAGGGCGCGCGCGCGTCCAGATAGACGCCCGTCGTCGCAGATCCACCAGAGGAATGCATGGGTGTCGAGGAGCAGCTTCACTCCTCGAAGCTCCTGAGGATCTCCTCCGGCAGCGGGGCGTCGAAGTCGGGGGACACGTGCACCTGTCCCCGCGCGCTCCCGGGGATCCTCCGGGCTGGATGTGCCGCGACCGGTACGAGCCGCGCAACGGGCTTGCCGGCCCTTGCGATGATGATCTCCTCACCCTGCATGACCCGGTCGAGCAACTTCGAGAGATGGGTCTTGGCCTGGTGGACGTTGAAAGCCATGGCTCTCACCGGCCTAATAGTGAACTAAGTCCTGGACTAAGTCAACTGACGCGGAGGGACCGCGACTGCTATGGCAGAACCTGGATTCGCGTGCCGGTTGCCGACAAATCGTACCCGCCCAGGGCGGCCACTGCGGCCTTGAACTCGTCGCGATCCAGGACATCCAGCACGCGACGGACCGGCGGTGAGGCCATGTGCTCTTCCGGAATCGCCAGGTCGAACCGCTCGCGCGCCACCGGAACGAACTCCAGCCCCATCGCCCGTGCCGCGGCCAGGATGCCGAGCCCTGCATCGGCCGCACCCGAGGCAACGGCCGCCGCAGTGGCCATGTGGGTGTAGACCTCGCGGTCGTAGCCGCAGATCTGGTGGGGGGCCAGGCCGCAGCGGCGCATCTCGTAGTCCAGCAGCAGCCGTGTGCCGGCGCCGCGTTGCCGGTTGACGAAGCGCACATCAGGCCGGGCGAGATCGGCGATGCTCCCTATGCGCTTCGGGTTGCCGGGCCGGACCATCAGCCCCTGCTCCCGGTGGGCCAGCGTGACCAGCACCACCGCGCGACCCGGCAGGTACTGGCGGACGTAAGGAACATTGTACTCGCCGGTGGTCTCGTCCAGCAGGTGTACGCCCGCCATGTGCGCCTCGCCGCGGCTGAGCGCCAGCAGCCCACCCAGGCTCCCCACGTGCGCCGAGGTGAGCGAGGCGCCCGGATCCACGCGGTGCAGGAAGTCGGCCAGCACGTCCAGCGCCACGTCGTGGCTGCCCACTACTAGGACCGCGGCCTCGATCGCGGCCCTGGGGCGCCGTAGTTCGATCTCCACCTCTTCGCCGGCCTCAATGCCCTCGCTGGTCCGCGGGATAACCAGCATCCCGTCCGCCCGCACCAGCGAGGTCACCAGCCCTGCACCCCGGCCCAGCGGCGCGGCCACCATTCGGCCGCCCACCCTGCCTGCGGTCACGCGCACGAACTCATCCACTCCCAGCGTGGAGTGCACCTTGCGCACCAGCGTCGCACAGAGCCGGTCGCGCTCGGGCGGCACGATGCCCAGCAACGCGTACACGACCGGCTTGGCAAACAGGTCAAAGGTGAGCATGGCGGAGACCGGGTACCCGGGCAGGCCGATGGCCGGCCGGTTACGCACGATCCCCAGGATCACCGGCTTGCCGGGCCGGATCGCCACGCCGTGCACGAGCACCTCGCCCAGCTTCTCGAAGACCAGGGCGGTGTGGTCGCGCTCGCCGGCTGATGCGCCCGCATTGACCACCAGCAGGTCGCACCCGGTCACCGCCTCGATCGCCGCCTCGATCGCCGCACAGAGACGGTCGGGATCGTCGGGCACAATGGTGTGGCGGCGTGCCTCACCGCCCCAGCCAGTTGCCTCCGCGGCCAGCATCGCGGTGTTGAACTCGGGAACCTGACCAGGGCGGAGCACTCCGGCGGCATCTGCCACCTCGTCGCCCGTGGGGATGAGCACCACCCTCGGCCGCCGCCGGACCATCACCGCTGCCACACCAGCGGCCACCATCGCGCCCACGTCCACGGCGCGGATGAGATGGCTGCTGGGAAGGAGCAGTTCGGTTGCGATGATGTCCTCCCCGACAGACCGAACGTGCTGCCATGGCACGGCAGGCGCCAGGATCTCAACCGCGCCACCCACGTCGCGGATCTCCTCGACCATGACCACCGCGTCCGCGCCCTCGGGCATCGCATCGCCGGTGTTGACCGTCACGAAGCGATCCGGGGACAGCAGGATCGGGGTGGTCTCCGAAGCCCCGAAGGTGTCCTCCGCGCGTACGGCGATCCCGTCCATCCCTGCCGCGTGGTAGTGCGGCACGGAACGCGCAGCACAGACCGCCTCTGCCGTGACGCGGCCGCACGCTTCGGCCGTGCCAACCGCCTCGGCCGGCGTCGGCGCCAGCAGCCCGCGCGATCGCAGCGTCGTGATCCAGCGCGAGAGCGCTTCCTCCAGGGGAAGATCGGTCAGGTAGACACGCCTGCCGGTCACGAGGTCAGGATCTCCGCCACCACCTCTTCGCCGGATTCGATTCCCTCTACGGCCTCAGGTATCATCGCGAGCCCGTCCGCTCCCACCATGGTGGATATCAATCCCGACTTCCCCAGGATGGGTTCTGCCCACACGTCGCCGTCGCGATGCTGCAGCGTGACGCGGAGGTAATCTGTCCGCCCGGGCGCGGAGGCGACGCGGCGGGTGAGTCGGGCCCTCACAGATGGGAGGGGATCGGGTCGCCGCCCCAGCAGCCGGGCGATCATCTCGCGCACGAAGACGTGAAACACCACCAGCACCGTGGTGGGATGACCGGGCAGGCCCACGACAGGCGTCTGACCGCACAGTCCCAGCACGGTCGGCTTACCGGGCTTCATGGCCACCCCGTGCACCAACACCCCGGGCGGTCCCAGCGCCGCGATCGCGCGGGCAACCTCGTCGCGGAGCCCGATCGAACTGCCCCCTGAAACCAGGATAAGGTCGGCCCGCTCCTGCGCCGCGCGCAGTACGGCCAGCAATGGCTCAAGCCGGTCGGGAACGATCCCGCAGAAGACCGGCTCCCCACCTTCGGCCAAGACCGCCGCGGAGAGCGCCGGGCCGTTGATGTCGCGAATCTGGCCTGCCTCGGGCGTTTGCTCGGGCGGGATCAACTCATCGCCGGTCGAGATGATGGCCACGCGCGGCCGGACCGCAACCTCCACCTGCGCGATCCCTAGGCCGGCAAGCAACCCTATCTGAGCTGAGCGCAGGACGGTTCCCGCGGGCAGCACGACCGCGCCGCGCCGCGCGTCCTCACCGGGCCTGATAACGTTCTCACCCGGGCCCACCGGTCGGCGGACCTCGATCTCCGCTGCGGCCAGCTCCTCCGTGTGCTCGACCATCACCGCTGCGTCGGCGCCCGCAGGCAGGATGCCCCCGGTCGGGATGCGGGCCGCTTGGCCCGGACCGAGCGTGAGCACCGGGAGTTGGCCCATCAGGATCTCCCCGGCGACCGTTAGGTAGGCGGGAAGGCCCTCGCTGGAACCGAAGGTGTCGGCGGCGCGCACCGCGTAGCCGTCAACGACCGAGCGTGGAAACGGTGGCAGATCCTCGGGGGCGACGACGCTTGCCGCAAGCACGCGCCCGCATGCCGCGGCAAGCTCGGCCGGCGCGGTCCGCGGCCTGGGAGGGGCCCACGCCTCCAGGAACCGTGCCCTGGCCTGGGCCACCGTGCGGATGTGTAGGAACTCCCGCACCGGCGCGCCACCGGCGATCGGTGGGAACGCGCCTATCTCGTCGCCCGGCTGCAATACGTAGGAATCCTCCCTGGCGATCCCGCCGACGAATACCTTGCGCACGGTCCCGGCAGGAATGCCGAGGTGCGCGATGAGGCCACCTACGGTTGTACCCTCGGGGAGGTCTACCTCAAGGGCCTTCCTTCCGCCCGGAACCAGACCCTGGAGCGTCGCGTAGAGCCGTACCGTGACGATCACGGTGGGTCCGTCACCTTGGGGAAGTACTGCCGGTAGAGCAGCGCCATGTCGCGTCCAAATACCGCCAGGCGGTCCCCGGGCCGCACGCGCCGGCCGACGGCCGAGTACTCGCCGTTGAGGAAGAGGTGGCTGACCTCCTCGGACGCTATTCCGATCTCCCCCAGGATCTCAGCGATGGTGCTCCTATCACGCACGGCGACCTGTCTGCGCACCGCCTGAAACGGCGACGGGGCGCCGAACCGCTTCTGCAGCGCCCCGTAGACGTGCACGTCCACCGCATCACTAGACATACAGCATCCTCATATCCGGCGGGAAGAGCCCTACCCTGTCTCCGCTCCGAACGGTCTGGTCCAGGGCCGCGGGATCGTAGCGGCCGTTGACGAAGATGTTGCTAACGGCTTCCCGTCCAACTCCAAGCGCCTCGATCACCTGGGCGACCGTGCCTTCCGACAGATCAACCCAGGTGACCGAAGGCCTGTGCACCCCCGACTGCGCGGCCAGTCGCCGCAGCCGTCCGTACAGGTGAACCTCAATCAATAGGCGTGCACCTTGTCCAGGTCCTCATCCGTCACGTCGAAGGTGGTGTTGTGCGGCGGGAGCGGCTCGTACTTCATGAACTCGGGCAGGCGGTCGTGCGCCTTCGTGAATCCGGCCGCCTCGTTGAAGCCGCGCTCGGCCTTCAGGACCTCAATGCCCAGCAGCCCGATGTCGTTGACCGTCCAGTTCGTGCCCAGCACCGCCGCGCACGATTCAACCATCCCCTCCAGGCCTTCAGGGATGTCCATCACCGCGAAGGCATCGAACAGGCAGTACCCGCTCGTGTCAATGAACGCGGTGGCCGACTGCCACGCGCGGGACAGCTCGGCCTTCTGGGGATTGAACGGGTCGGCCTTGCCTCCCACGCTCAGGATCTCTGGGGCGATCGTGTACCCCGCGGTGTGGTCGGCCCCCATGGTGCTGGTGGCGTAGGTCACGCCGATGCCCTTGACGACCCGGGGCTCGTAGGCAGGCATCGCCTGGCCCTTGACC includes the following:
- a CDS encoding SDR family oxidoreductase, producing MIRFDGKTMLVTGGTAGIGLATARLALELGARVAVAGRDPARGRGAAAGLGDDALFIEADVAREEDVQRMVAGVLERFGRLDVLVNNAGVIHRRPVLEEESEGWDHLMAVNLRGVFLCCRYALPALIASRGAIVNVSSVLAFRSAAGRTPAYDVSKAGVAALTRSLAVRYGPDGVRANAVCPGFVPTDLNRDSWETWTPEHRAQVIQTYPLRRLGTPEDAARAILFLASDAASWISGAALLVDGGLSAA
- a CDS encoding DNA polymerase IV; its protein translation is MPGRTILHVDMDAFFAAVEQLRRPELRGRPVVVGGRGDPSQRGVVSTASYEARPFGVHSGLPLRTAYQRCPQAIFLPVDFQAYREVSERMHAILRDTGARVQSLGLDEAFLDVTDLPEPGEAIARAVQERIASELLLTASVGVGPNKLVAKIASGLNKPAGLTVIPDGDVEARLAPLPVTTLWGVGPKTAERLQQGFGVKTVGDLAGLPEERLQEEYGPRLGAYLHRIARGIDESPVQTEWEPRSVSREHTFQVDLRRLEAMREAVARLAGRVADDLREQGYSAATITLKVRFATFRTVSRSLTLPAAIDDRAALAEVAVALLDKVVVDRPVRLLGVRAAKLAPAATPAP
- a CDS encoding type II toxin-antitoxin system VapC family toxin, which encodes MKLLLDTHAFLWWICDDGRLSGRARALLIDGQNDVFFSAASAWELAIKAGAGRIVLPGDPERFVAEQVAVNAFQVLPVHIRHALKVFGLPSLHRDPFDRMLVAQAVVEEMPILSADPQLAQYPVEVIW
- a CDS encoding type II toxin-antitoxin system Phd/YefM family antitoxin, coding for MAFNVHQAKTHLSKLLDRVMQGEEIIIARAGKPVARLVPVAAHPARRIPGSARGQVHVSPDFDAPLPEEILRSFEE
- a CDS encoding molybdopterin biosynthesis protein, which codes for MTGRRVYLTDLPLEEALSRWITTLRSRGLLAPTPAEAVGTAEACGRVTAEAVCAARSVPHYHAAGMDGIAVRAEDTFGASETTPILLSPDRFVTVNTGDAMPEGADAVVMVEEIRDVGGAVEILAPAVPWQHVRSVGEDIIATELLLPSSHLIRAVDVGAMVAAGVAAVMVRRRPRVVLIPTGDEVADAAGVLRPGQVPEFNTAMLAAEATGWGGEARRHTIVPDDPDRLCAAIEAAIEAVTGCDLLVVNAGASAGERDHTALVFEKLGEVLVHGVAIRPGKPVILGIVRNRPAIGLPGYPVSAMLTFDLFAKPVVYALLGIVPPERDRLCATLVRKVHSTLGVDEFVRVTAGRVGGRMVAAPLGRGAGLVTSLVRADGMLVIPRTSEGIEAGEEVEIELRRPRAAIEAAVLVVGSHDVALDVLADFLHRVDPGASLTSAHVGSLGGLLALSRGEAHMAGVHLLDETTGEYNVPYVRQYLPGRAVVLVTLAHREQGLMVRPGNPKRIGSIADLARPDVRFVNRQRGAGTRLLLDYEMRRCGLAPHQICGYDREVYTHMATAAAVASGAADAGLGILAAARAMGLEFVPVARERFDLAIPEEHMASPPVRRVLDVLDRDEFKAAVAALGGYDLSATGTRIQVLP
- a CDS encoding molybdopterin-binding protein, which produces MIVTVRLYATLQGLVPGGRKALEVDLPEGTTVGGLIAHLGIPAGTVRKVFVGGIAREDSYVLQPGDEIGAFPPIAGGAPVREFLHIRTVAQARARFLEAWAPPRPRTAPAELAAACGRVLAASVVAPEDLPPFPRSVVDGYAVRAADTFGSSEGLPAYLTVAGEILMGQLPVLTLGPGQAARIPTGGILPAGADAAVMVEHTEELAAAEIEVRRPVGPGENVIRPGEDARRGAVVLPAGTVLRSAQIGLLAGLGIAQVEVAVRPRVAIISTGDELIPPEQTPEAGQIRDINGPALSAAVLAEGGEPVFCGIVPDRLEPLLAVLRAAQERADLILVSGGSSIGLRDEVARAIAALGPPGVLVHGVAMKPGKPTVLGLCGQTPVVGLPGHPTTVLVVFHVFVREMIARLLGRRPDPLPSVRARLTRRVASAPGRTDYLRVTLQHRDGDVWAEPILGKSGLISTMVGADGLAMIPEAVEGIESGEEVVAEILTS
- a CDS encoding MoaD/ThiS family protein; the encoded protein is MIEVHLYGRLRRLAAQSGVHRPSVTWVDLSEGTVAQVIEALGVGREAVSNIFVNGRYDPAALDQTVRSGDRVGLFPPDMRMLYV